The Phocoena sinus isolate mPhoSin1 chromosome 17, mPhoSin1.pri, whole genome shotgun sequence genome contains a region encoding:
- the RMDN1 gene encoding regulator of microtubule dynamics protein 1 isoform X3 has translation MPVILHVEVMGNPGAFKRSLLFSALSYLGFETYQVISQAAVVHAAAKVFRVEEILEQADYLYESGETEKLYQLLSQYKESEDAELLWRLARASRDIAQLSGTSEEEKKLLVYEALEYAKRALEKNESSFAAHKWYAICISDVGDYEGIRAKIANAYKIKEHFEKAIELNPKDATAIHLMGIWCYTFAEMPWYQRRIAEMLFATPPSSTYEEALGYFHRAEQVDPNFYSKNLLLLGKTYLKLHNKKLAAFWLTKAKDYAAHTEEDKQIQTEAAQLLTGFSDKN, from the exons ATGCCTGTTATACTTCATGTGGAG GTGATGGGAAACCCAGGAGCTTTCAAAAGAAGTCTTTTATTCTCTGCCTTGTCTTATTTGGGTTTTGAAACTTATCAAGTCATTTCCCAGGCTGCTGTGGTTCATGCCGCAGCCAAAG tctTCAGAGTTGAAGAAATCCTTGAACAAGCAGACTACCTATATGAaagtggagaaacagaaaaactttACCAGTTGCTATCCCAGTACAAGGAAAG TGAAGATGCAGAGTTACTGTGGCGTTTGGCACGGGCATCACGTGATATAGCTCAACTCAGTGGAAcctcagaagaggagaaaaagctCTTGGTGTATGAAGCCCTAGAGTATGCAAAAAGGgcactagaaaaaaatgaatcaagtTTTGCAGCTCATAAG tgGTATGCAATCTGTATTAGCGATGTTGGAGATTATGAAGGAATCAGGGCTAAAATTGCAAATGCCTACAAGATCAAGGAGCATTTTGAG AAAGCAATTGAACtcaaccctaaagatgctaccgcaATTCACCTTATGGGTATTTG GTGTTACACATTTGCTGAAATGCCTTGGTATCAAAGAAGAATTGCTGAAATGCTGTTTGCAACTCCTCCTAGTTCCACCTATGAGGAG GCCTTAGGCTACTTTCACAGGGCAGAGCAAG TGGATCCAAACTTCTACAGCAAAAACTTGCTCCTTCTAGGAAAGACATATTTGAAGCTACACAACAAAAAGCTTGCTGCTTTCTGGCTAACAAAAGCCAAGGACTATGCAGCGCACACAGAGGAGGATAAACAG ATACAGACAGAAGCTGCTCAGTTGCTTACAGGTTTCAGTGACAAGAACTGA
- the RMDN1 gene encoding regulator of microtubule dynamics protein 1 isoform X4, protein MGNPGAFKRSLLFSALSYLGFETYQVISQAAVVHAAAKVFRVEEILEQADYLYESGETEKLYQLLSQYKESEDAELLWRLARASRDIAQLSGTSEEEKKLLVYEALEYAKRALEKNESSFAAHKWYAICISDVGDYEGIRAKIANAYKIKEHFEKAIELNPKDATAIHLMGIWCYTFAEMPWYQRRIAEMLFATPPSSTYEEALGYFHRAEQVDPNFYSKNLLLLGKTYLKLHNKKLAAFWLTKAKDYAAHTEEDKQIQTEAAQLLTGFSDKN, encoded by the exons ATGGGAAACCCAGGAGCTTTCAAAAGAAGTCTTTTATTCTCTGCCTTGTCTTATTTGGGTTTTGAAACTTATCAAGTCATTTCCCAGGCTGCTGTGGTTCATGCCGCAGCCAAAG tctTCAGAGTTGAAGAAATCCTTGAACAAGCAGACTACCTATATGAaagtggagaaacagaaaaactttACCAGTTGCTATCCCAGTACAAGGAAAG TGAAGATGCAGAGTTACTGTGGCGTTTGGCACGGGCATCACGTGATATAGCTCAACTCAGTGGAAcctcagaagaggagaaaaagctCTTGGTGTATGAAGCCCTAGAGTATGCAAAAAGGgcactagaaaaaaatgaatcaagtTTTGCAGCTCATAAG tgGTATGCAATCTGTATTAGCGATGTTGGAGATTATGAAGGAATCAGGGCTAAAATTGCAAATGCCTACAAGATCAAGGAGCATTTTGAG AAAGCAATTGAACtcaaccctaaagatgctaccgcaATTCACCTTATGGGTATTTG GTGTTACACATTTGCTGAAATGCCTTGGTATCAAAGAAGAATTGCTGAAATGCTGTTTGCAACTCCTCCTAGTTCCACCTATGAGGAG GCCTTAGGCTACTTTCACAGGGCAGAGCAAG TGGATCCAAACTTCTACAGCAAAAACTTGCTCCTTCTAGGAAAGACATATTTGAAGCTACACAACAAAAAGCTTGCTGCTTTCTGGCTAACAAAAGCCAAGGACTATGCAGCGCACACAGAGGAGGATAAACAG ATACAGACAGAAGCTGCTCAGTTGCTTACAGGTTTCAGTGACAAGAACTGA